Below is a window of Desulfuromonadales bacterium DNA.
GGAGCACGCTAATGAACAGCAAGGAAACGGTTCTCGAAGTGCTACGCAACGCAGGTCAACCCCTCAATGCGGGCAAGATAGCCGAGCTTGGCGGGTTGGACCGAAAGGAAGTTGACAAGGCGATGGAGCAGTTGAAAAAGGAGGAAAAGATTGTTTCGCCGAAGCGGTGTTATTGGACGCCGGCCTAGCT
It encodes the following:
- a CDS encoding MarR family transcriptional regulator; its protein translation is MNSKETVLEVLRNAGQPLNAGKIAELGGLDRKEVDKAMEQLKKEEKIVSPKRCYWTPA